Proteins encoded together in one Anaerotignum propionicum DSM 1682 window:
- a CDS encoding ROK family glucokinase — protein sequence MEYCFGVDIGGTTVKIGLFSRKKGLLEKWEIPTRKGTEPTPLLKDIKYEIEECLNRNDLKKEHLAGIGMAAPGPVTEDGCLRGTVNIGWGDVFLGNEAEDLISVSPIFIGNDARVAALGEYTFGAGKEVNSLLMVTLGTGVGGGVILNGKILAGVSGTAGEIGHMTMNPYEEEQCNCGKKGCLEQYASAQGMVRVARKVLVNTDKPSVLREMDVLTAKKLWDAGKIGDALALELTEYISRMLGMAIANACYIVDPEMVVLGGGVSQAGEFLLDMVQRAYAENVFPHCRDKKFALAKLRNDAGIFGAAALVFQSVN from the coding sequence ATGGAGTATTGCTTTGGGGTGGATATTGGTGGAACCACAGTGAAAATCGGTTTATTTTCACGCAAGAAAGGTCTGTTGGAGAAATGGGAAATTCCCACCAGAAAAGGCACAGAGCCAACGCCATTGTTAAAAGACATTAAATATGAAATTGAAGAATGCTTAAATAGAAATGATCTAAAGAAAGAGCATCTAGCTGGAATTGGTATGGCGGCACCGGGCCCGGTGACGGAGGATGGATGCTTGCGAGGTACGGTTAACATCGGTTGGGGAGATGTATTTCTTGGCAATGAGGCGGAGGACTTGATTAGCGTTTCTCCTATTTTCATTGGAAATGATGCAAGGGTTGCCGCTTTGGGAGAATATACCTTTGGCGCCGGCAAAGAGGTAAACAGTCTCCTTATGGTAACATTGGGAACCGGGGTTGGCGGTGGAGTTATTCTAAATGGAAAAATTCTTGCGGGTGTTTCGGGAACGGCAGGAGAAATTGGTCATATGACCATGAATCCTTATGAGGAAGAGCAATGCAACTGTGGGAAAAAAGGGTGTTTGGAGCAGTATGCCTCTGCACAAGGCATGGTTCGGGTTGCACGCAAGGTTCTTGTGAATACAGATAAACCATCTGTTCTCAGAGAGATGGATGTTCTTACTGCTAAGAAATTGTGGGATGCTGGAAAAATTGGTGATGCGTTGGCACTGGAGCTGACGGAATATATAAGCAGAATGCTAGGGATGGCCATTGCCAATGCATGCTATATTGTCGACCCTGAAATGGTTGTTCTTGGCGGCGGTGTATCACAAGCAGGAGAATTTTTGTTGGATATGGTTCAGAGGGCCTACGCAGAAAACGTGTTTCCCCATTGCAGAGATAAAAAGTTTGCCTTGGCAAAACTCCGTAACGATGCGGGGATTTTTGGGGCTGCGGCATTGGTCTTTCAGTCTGTAAATTAG
- a CDS encoding DNA-3-methyladenine glycosylase family protein gives MEKVFWDCPDFSLSQTLECGQCFRYEKKEDDCYTVISGQKVITLGQVGDSIVFYGDNDIPFWKGFFDGERDYNEIKQRLKENDPIMAEAISFAPGIRILKQEFFEMLMSFIISQNNHIPRIRGLIQRLSQEYGMPLEGGFYSFPTPQQLSDVTEEAYRSLGCGFRGRYLEDAVKNVLSGNFEVEKLEMLPTEELRQRLMSICGVGQKVADCILLFSFGRYEVFPTDVWINRVYSHAYFEGKKLLAKELQVSAAEKFGNNAGFAQQYLFYYGRERKIGKG, from the coding sequence ATGGAGAAAGTTTTTTGGGATTGTCCCGACTTTTCTCTGTCACAAACCTTAGAATGCGGACAATGCTTCCGTTATGAAAAAAAAGAGGATGATTGCTATACTGTCATCTCCGGCCAAAAGGTGATTACCCTTGGGCAGGTGGGTGACAGTATTGTTTTTTATGGTGACAATGATATTCCTTTTTGGAAAGGTTTTTTTGATGGAGAAAGAGATTATAATGAAATTAAACAGCGGCTAAAAGAGAATGACCCCATCATGGCGGAAGCAATTTCTTTTGCTCCGGGTATTCGAATATTAAAACAAGAGTTTTTTGAAATGCTGATGTCCTTTATCATATCTCAAAATAATCATATCCCTAGGATAAGAGGGTTAATTCAGAGACTCTCTCAAGAATACGGGATGCCTTTGGAGGGAGGCTTTTACAGCTTTCCTACTCCACAACAGCTGTCAGATGTTACTGAAGAAGCCTATCGTAGCCTAGGCTGTGGATTTCGGGGAAGATATTTGGAGGATGCAGTGAAGAATGTGCTTTCAGGGAATTTTGAAGTGGAGAAATTGGAAATGCTGCCTACGGAGGAGCTTCGACAGAGGTTAATGTCAATTTGCGGTGTCGGGCAAAAGGTAGCAGATTGTATCTTGTTATTTTCTTTTGGCAGATATGAGGTATTTCCAACAGATGTGTGGATTAATCGTGTTTATAGCCATGCTTACTTTGAAGGGAAAAAGCTACTGGCAAAGGAATTGCAAGTGTCTGCCGCAGAAAAATTCGGCAACAATGCGGGCTTCGCTCAGCAGTATTTGTTTTATTATGGTAGGGAACGGAAAATTGGAAAGGGGTAA
- a CDS encoding DUF6762 family protein: MDETVIVIMLKDNNTGFLEKELGSYSLSENAGMIYNIYGEDTEDGRRVVLRLTCDKEVEDWEYDAIFDYYETEALAGVTTHVAEEDGHFNPIWVVQFPYSDVHEEMENAITNILEIHKKELLSVYDAIADKKDDYSEE; the protein is encoded by the coding sequence ATGGACGAAACCGTAATTGTGATAATGCTTAAAGATAATAATACGGGATTTTTGGAAAAAGAGTTAGGAAGCTATTCTCTTTCGGAAAATGCAGGAATGATTTACAATATTTATGGAGAAGACACGGAGGACGGCAGAAGGGTAGTTTTGCGTCTAACCTGTGACAAGGAAGTTGAAGATTGGGAATACGATGCGATTTTTGATTATTATGAAACGGAAGCTTTGGCTGGGGTTACTACCCATGTAGCAGAAGAAGACGGACATTTTAATCCAATATGGGTTGTTCAATTTCCCTATTCTGATGTACATGAAGAAATGGAGAACGCAATTACTAATATATTAGAGATTCATAAAAAGGAACTGCTTTCGGTTTACGATGCTATAGCGGACAAAAAGGATGATTATAGTGAAGAATAA
- a CDS encoding FeoA family protein, with the protein MKTSLNHLEKGECGRVIALTCQKATARRLLELGVTPNTRIYCIRWAPMHGAIEVKIRGYLLAVGYNDAASILIEKEGG; encoded by the coding sequence ATGAAGACAAGTTTGAATCATTTGGAAAAAGGCGAGTGTGGGAGGGTGATTGCTTTAACCTGCCAAAAGGCAACAGCTCGAAGGCTTTTGGAATTAGGAGTAACGCCAAATACTCGTATATATTGTATCCGATGGGCGCCGATGCATGGGGCAATAGAGGTGAAAATTCGGGGGTATCTATTGGCTGTAGGATACAACGACGCCGCATCAATTTTAATAGAGAAAGAAGGAGGATAA
- the nth gene encoding endonuclease III produces the protein MTKKEKIDQILLLLREQYGPTRCYLDHETPWQLLVATILSAQCTDDRVNIVTKDLFQKYKSVKDFAEADLKELEKDIHSTGFYHNKAKNIIACCQKLLAEHNGEVPSDLEALTSLAGVGRKTANVVRGNWYGIPSIVVDTHVKRLSNLLGLTKNQDPVKIEFDLMKIIPEDKWIDINTQLIAHGRKICIARRPKCNECFLLTYCTGGQKLQKGKII, from the coding sequence ATGACAAAAAAAGAAAAGATAGATCAAATTTTACTACTATTAAGGGAACAATATGGTCCTACAAGATGCTATTTGGATCATGAAACACCTTGGCAACTGCTCGTCGCCACAATTTTATCAGCACAATGCACAGATGATCGGGTAAATATTGTCACGAAGGATTTATTTCAAAAATATAAATCCGTAAAGGATTTTGCCGAAGCGGATTTAAAGGAGCTGGAAAAAGATATTCACTCAACAGGTTTTTACCATAACAAAGCAAAAAATATCATCGCCTGCTGTCAAAAATTATTGGCCGAGCACAATGGTGAGGTACCGTCCGATTTGGAGGCATTGACATCCTTGGCAGGAGTCGGCCGAAAAACTGCCAACGTGGTGCGGGGAAATTGGTATGGTATCCCAAGCATCGTGGTAGATACCCATGTAAAAAGACTTTCCAACTTACTTGGCCTCACAAAAAATCAGGATCCTGTTAAAATAGAATTTGATTTAATGAAAATTATCCCCGAAGATAAATGGATTGACATTAATACTCAGCTCATCGCCCATGGCAGGAAAATCTGTATTGCAAGAAGGCCAAAATGCAACGAGTGCTTTTTACTCACATACTGCACCGGTGGTCAAAAATTACAAAAAGGTAAAATAATTTAA
- a CDS encoding hotdog fold domain-containing protein has translation MVGKKVVHHLMMSAKDAHYTGNLVNGARIVNQWGDVGTELMVYVDGDISLFLGYKDIEFTAPVYVGDFMEYHGWIEKVGNQSYTCKFEAWKVAKMVDITNPQDTRATACEPPVLCGTATGSLFIAKDNQRGPQESSFKDAKHPQ, from the coding sequence ATGGTAGGTAAAAAGGTTGTACATCATTTAATGATGAGCGCAAAAGACGCTCACTATACTGGTAACTTAGTAAACGGCGCTAGAATCGTGAATCAGTGGGGCGACGTAGGTACAGAATTAATGGTTTATGTTGATGGTGACATCAGCTTATTCTTGGGCTACAAAGATATCGAATTCACAGCTCCTGTATATGTTGGTGATTTTATGGAATACCACGGCTGGATTGAAAAAGTTGGCAACCAGTCCTATACATGTAAATTTGAAGCATGGAAAGTAGCAAAGATGGTTGATATCACAAATCCACAGGATACACGTGCAACAGCTTGTGAACCTCCGGTACTTTGTGGTACTGCAACAGGCAGCCTTTTCATCGCAAAGGATAATCAGAGAGGTCCTCAGGAATCTTCCTTCAAGGATGCAAAGCACCCTCAATAA
- the ybaK gene encoding Cys-tRNA(Pro) deacylase, with the protein MVKTNVMRLLETAGISYRTAEYEYDENNLSGLNAAEKIGIPAEQVFKTLVTRGDKTGILVFCVPVNMELDLKKAAAVSGNKKLEMTHVKELLALTGYIRGGCSPVGMKKKYPTYIDETAILFDEIAVSAGVRGEQVILKPDDLIAFVEGIEADITKELS; encoded by the coding sequence ATGGTAAAAACCAACGTAATGCGGCTTTTAGAAACGGCAGGAATTTCTTACCGCACCGCAGAGTATGAATATGATGAAAATAATCTTTCAGGATTGAATGCCGCAGAGAAGATAGGGATTCCCGCAGAACAGGTTTTTAAAACATTGGTAACCAGAGGGGATAAAACCGGAATATTAGTTTTTTGTGTCCCTGTAAATATGGAGCTGGATTTAAAAAAAGCTGCAGCGGTTTCAGGAAACAAAAAATTAGAGATGACCCATGTAAAGGAGCTTTTAGCTCTAACGGGTTATATTCGTGGGGGATGCTCTCCTGTGGGGATGAAAAAAAAGTATCCCACTTATATAGATGAAACGGCAATATTGTTTGATGAAATTGCGGTAAGCGCAGGAGTTCGTGGGGAACAGGTTATCCTGAAGCCTGATGATCTCATTGCATTTGTGGAAGGGATTGAAGCAGATATCACCAAGGAACTGAGCTAG
- a CDS encoding acetyl-CoA hydrolase/transferase family protein translates to MNKFREMYLAKKMTPEGVAKFVKSGDVCAAPTGLEAPTAICEAIGKRAANGELTGVTHHQTLCAESGAYLNYDLKGKYDYVSWFTGAAGRKGIQDGYYTYIPNNYSTIPGYWKNVQPRLDVFYAEVSPMDDHGYFSCGMAGAEVVAMRDKAKIILLDVNDKMPRVLGNNQIHISQVTALCESSRALSILPNAPLTDVDRKIGQMIADEVINGSTLQLGIGGIPNAVGVLLKDKTDLGIHTEMFTDSMVDLIECGAVTNMNKPINVGKTVATLAWGSQKMYDFMDNNPAFEMHPVDYTNNPYIIGQHDNFVSVNACVEIDLFGQVCAESLGTKHYSGSGGQVDFVRGANLSKGGKGFIAMTSTTKGGTISKIKPTLTPGSIVTTSKNEVDFLVTENNIVRLKGQTASDRAKMIISLAAPQFQEELEFEARKMNLIV, encoded by the coding sequence ATGAATAAATTTCGTGAAATGTATCTGGCGAAAAAAATGACTCCAGAAGGAGTAGCTAAATTTGTAAAATCAGGAGACGTTTGTGCCGCACCAACAGGGTTAGAGGCGCCAACAGCAATTTGTGAGGCGATAGGAAAAAGAGCGGCAAACGGTGAATTGACAGGTGTAACCCATCATCAAACTTTATGTGCGGAATCAGGTGCTTATTTAAACTATGACTTAAAGGGAAAATATGACTATGTTTCTTGGTTTACCGGTGCAGCCGGCAGAAAAGGAATTCAGGATGGTTACTACACTTATATTCCCAATAACTACAGCACGATTCCCGGCTACTGGAAAAATGTTCAGCCTAGACTGGATGTTTTTTATGCAGAGGTTTCACCAATGGATGACCATGGTTATTTTAGCTGTGGCATGGCAGGTGCAGAAGTTGTAGCAATGCGTGACAAAGCCAAAATTATTCTTTTGGATGTAAATGATAAAATGCCACGTGTTTTGGGTAATAACCAGATTCATATTTCTCAGGTTACAGCTCTTTGTGAATCCTCAAGAGCGCTTTCTATTTTACCTAATGCGCCTTTGACCGATGTAGATAGAAAAATTGGACAGATGATCGCTGATGAAGTAATCAATGGATCCACATTGCAGCTGGGCATTGGAGGTATTCCCAATGCTGTTGGTGTCCTATTGAAGGACAAAACTGACTTGGGTATTCATACAGAAATGTTTACTGACAGCATGGTGGACTTAATTGAATGCGGCGCAGTAACAAATATGAATAAGCCAATTAATGTGGGTAAAACAGTTGCCACATTGGCATGGGGTTCCCAGAAGATGTATGATTTTATGGACAACAACCCTGCTTTTGAAATGCATCCTGTTGACTACACAAACAATCCTTATATCATTGGTCAGCATGATAATTTTGTTTCTGTAAATGCTTGCGTTGAAATTGACTTATTTGGACAGGTTTGTGCTGAAAGCCTTGGAACAAAGCATTACAGCGGTTCCGGCGGTCAGGTGGATTTTGTTCGTGGTGCAAATTTATCTAAGGGCGGTAAAGGCTTTATCGCAATGACCTCTACCACTAAGGGTGGCACAATTTCTAAAATTAAGCCAACTTTGACACCTGGTTCTATTGTAACTACCTCCAAAAACGAAGTGGACTTTTTGGTAACGGAAAATAACATAGTACGTCTGAAAGGTCAGACAGCAAGCGACAGAGCGAAAATGATTATTTCTCTTGCTGCACCTCAGTTCCAAGAAGAATTGGAATTTGAAGCAAGAAAAATGAACCTGATTGTTTAA
- a CDS encoding stalk domain-containing protein has product MNRKLRGFFLFFIICLCTVVPASAKNIIVNLDGYPLPLSAPAVVQNDRVLVPMRSVMESLGYTVIWHSDSHSVEAKKEETHLFLTIDDPVAIVNQKSVVLDAAATLSKNTTMVPLRFVAEHSGATVEWDPATYTIYITTTQVKKGQLTDSVVYIQTNKIQGSGIVLSSDGLIVTNYHVVENASMLQMVFPDESIYQGNATIVGLDQQKDIAIIQIDKKNLIPAPIETLLTKGEAVVAVGAPNGNRNTLSEGQIKDFNQDIISSSAFIDHGSSGGALFNSKGKVIGMTSSYSENQYFAIPMGEITKVPKTLSIPLRQMKNYTYTPTAPKNLRYWIEDGYANVTWSPVYDADYYYVYIAYSKNAKYTKLQNKALGGDIWYWGFPQCFGISTANNSTVYIKVSTVRNGVETETTIPMEISMY; this is encoded by the coding sequence ATGAACCGAAAGTTAAGAGGATTTTTTCTCTTTTTTATAATTTGTTTATGCACAGTGGTGCCGGCTTCGGCAAAAAATATTATAGTAAACCTTGATGGATACCCGCTCCCCCTTTCTGCACCGGCGGTCGTACAAAACGATCGAGTTTTGGTTCCTATGCGAAGCGTTATGGAATCTCTGGGCTATACCGTAATATGGCATTCAGATAGCCATAGTGTTGAGGCAAAAAAAGAGGAGACACACCTATTTCTTACCATCGATGACCCTGTTGCAATCGTAAATCAAAAGTCTGTTGTTTTAGATGCGGCTGCCACCCTATCAAAGAACACCACTATGGTTCCTTTACGTTTTGTTGCTGAACATAGCGGTGCCACCGTTGAATGGGATCCAGCTACCTATACAATTTATATCACCACAACCCAAGTAAAGAAGGGCCAATTGACCGATTCTGTGGTCTATATCCAAACAAATAAAATTCAGGGCAGTGGAATTGTGCTCTCCTCTGACGGTTTGATTGTGACTAACTATCATGTGGTAGAAAATGCATCCATGCTTCAAATGGTATTTCCAGATGAATCCATTTATCAAGGAAACGCAACCATTGTGGGATTAGACCAGCAAAAAGATATTGCAATCATTCAAATTGATAAGAAAAACTTAATTCCTGCACCTATTGAAACTCTACTCACCAAAGGGGAAGCCGTAGTAGCAGTGGGGGCACCTAACGGAAATCGGAATACTTTATCAGAAGGACAGATAAAAGACTTTAACCAAGATATTATCTCCAGCAGTGCCTTTATTGATCACGGCAGCAGCGGCGGGGCATTGTTTAACAGCAAAGGAAAAGTCATTGGTATGACTTCCTCTTACAGCGAGAATCAATATTTTGCTATCCCAATGGGAGAAATCACGAAGGTACCTAAAACCCTGTCTATTCCCCTTCGGCAAATGAAAAATTATACCTATACACCAACTGCACCAAAAAATCTGCGCTACTGGATTGAAGACGGCTATGCCAATGTAACCTGGTCACCGGTTTATGATGCTGATTATTACTATGTATACATTGCATACTCTAAAAACGCCAAATATACGAAATTGCAAAATAAAGCGTTGGGCGGTGACATTTGGTATTGGGGATTTCCACAATGCTTCGGTATTTCTACAGCCAACAATTCCACTGTTTACATTAAGGTTTCAACCGTAAGAAACGGCGTTGAAACCGAAACAACAATACCTATGGAAATATCTATGTATTAG
- a CDS encoding DUF6612 family protein, translated as MKHRLQYFLFALTLLVAITGCSSKQQNTGTLIETAQTNMSQITSLQAKMNMVVNMTMGTEKVATATTADITAFIKPLKMKIEIASRMESSTAKDTVMEMYLQENNSTIDLYTNAGTGWFHTQGDKEKLGQFEVYDNILSYLSAIENPVNKGTEKIGNISTQRLEGTLKGEVVKKIVEESGILSSATSMGISEEDLQKIYDETGGLPITLWIGEDGLVYQYKTDISKLMQVIMEKTLALMGIDSTKNGNSLSVEDATITMTCSEFNSVKDFDIPKEILETKK; from the coding sequence ATGAAACATAGACTGCAATATTTCCTATTTGCCCTCACCCTATTAGTTGCCATAACGGGCTGCAGCAGTAAACAGCAAAACACAGGGACCTTGATAGAAACAGCACAGACGAACATGTCCCAAATCACCAGCCTTCAGGCTAAAATGAATATGGTCGTAAACATGACCATGGGCACTGAAAAAGTAGCAACTGCAACAACAGCGGATATCACCGCTTTCATAAAGCCTTTGAAAATGAAGATAGAGATTGCTTCACGCATGGAAAGCAGTACCGCAAAGGATACTGTCATGGAAATGTATCTTCAAGAAAACAATAGTACCATTGATTTATATACCAATGCAGGAACCGGTTGGTTTCACACTCAAGGTGATAAAGAGAAGCTTGGACAATTTGAAGTCTACGATAATATCTTAAGCTATCTTTCTGCAATAGAAAATCCTGTGAACAAGGGGACAGAGAAAATAGGTAACATTTCAACCCAACGGTTAGAAGGCACGCTCAAGGGTGAAGTTGTGAAAAAAATCGTAGAAGAATCTGGAATCCTATCCTCTGCCACCAGCATGGGCATCTCCGAAGAGGATTTGCAAAAAATCTATGATGAAACAGGCGGCCTGCCCATTACACTATGGATTGGCGAAGATGGTCTGGTTTATCAATATAAAACCGATATTTCTAAGCTGATGCAGGTAATTATGGAAAAAACCCTTGCATTAATGGGTATAGATAGCACAAAAAATGGTAACAGTTTATCCGTTGAAGACGCAACCATCACCATGACGTGCAGCGAATTTAATTCCGTAAAAGATTTTGATATTCCTAAGGAAATCCTAGAAACAAAAAAATAA
- a CDS encoding ATP-binding protein has product MVQILAGEKGVGKTKRLIAMANEASKEANGCVVFVDDDNSRMYDLHYSVRFVDTPKFIMENTQVFRGFVYGILSQNSDIEKIYIDGLNHIMEKVDDKDFITFINHLESISKESETDFTMIISRKEEELPKEVQPYLVK; this is encoded by the coding sequence ATGGTTCAGATTCTTGCAGGCGAAAAAGGTGTAGGTAAAACGAAACGACTCATCGCGATGGCTAATGAGGCAAGCAAGGAAGCAAACGGTTGCGTTGTGTTTGTAGATGATGACAACAGCCGCATGTATGATCTTCATTATAGTGTACGGTTTGTAGATACGCCAAAATTCATCATGGAAAATACGCAGGTTTTCCGGGGTTTTGTGTACGGTATCCTCTCTCAAAACAGTGATATAGAAAAAATTTATATTGATGGATTAAACCATATTATGGAAAAAGTGGACGATAAGGATTTTATTACATTCATTAATCATTTGGAGTCCATTTCAAAGGAATCTGAAACGGATTTTACAATGATTATAAGCCGAAAAGAGGAGGAACTTCCAAAGGAAGTTCAACCGTATCTGGTAAAATAA
- a CDS encoding GNAT family N-acetyltransferase: protein MLERITKDTFDEIYPIFEEAFPVEELREKERQKALLDRPQYQLYGIRNEWGILQGAMAMWDFKDFIYIEHFAIKPAYRNGGFGGKKLKEIMAWAGRPVVLEVEVPKDEMTKRRIGFYERHGFFFNDYPYLQPPMRMGQKMLPLRFMTMPEKISKDVYERYKRMIHRIVYNFEEE from the coding sequence ATGCTAGAAAGAATTACAAAGGATACATTTGACGAAATATACCCAATTTTTGAGGAGGCTTTTCCTGTTGAGGAGTTGCGAGAAAAGGAAAGACAAAAGGCTCTTTTGGATAGACCTCAGTACCAACTATACGGAATTAGAAATGAATGGGGAATCCTGCAAGGAGCAATGGCGATGTGGGATTTTAAGGATTTTATTTATATTGAGCATTTTGCTATAAAACCTGCTTATCGCAATGGGGGTTTTGGTGGAAAAAAGCTGAAGGAGATTATGGCATGGGCAGGCAGACCTGTTGTTTTGGAGGTGGAGGTTCCCAAAGATGAGATGACAAAAAGGCGGATAGGGTTTTATGAAAGACACGGGTTTTTCTTCAACGATTATCCCTATTTACAGCCACCTATGAGAATGGGACAAAAAATGTTACCATTACGATTTATGACCATGCCGGAAAAAATATCAAAGGATGTTTATGAAAGATACAAAAGAATGATCCACAGAATTGTTTATAACTTCGAGGAGGAATAA
- the feoB gene encoding ferrous iron transport protein B, producing the protein MKKLGLVGNPNCGKSALFNTLTGSDARVGNWPGVTVERKEGIWKKEDFLCIDLPGVYALSPYTPEERVAVQFILEEKPDIILQVVDSTVLERSLFLTTQLLELDIPLVLAFNMMDKAREQGIDIDISKLSKLLEVPIVEISAITGAGQEDMAKCLNMAMEKGRKGETVLQRDKLWQRIEPLLQPFLKRKQGLFLGMRWLEQQEELDWEGEIAAGRYAFSVFYCQQVITQRQKKRDFTEKLDKIFLHHFFGIPIFLLCMAFIFHVTFSLSFLGTGLPSLGVFLKDGATYGIEALRDVVAHFFPQMPYWGRAFLMEGIFGGVGKAVSFLPQILCLFFWLTFLEDSGYMARVAFLLNKPMGELGVSGRAFLPLLTGFGCSVPAMLSVRTLEREDSRRITRLILPFFSCGAKLPLYILLVGLLFPKNGGLVIFSLYVGGILIAFLWAIFLKKKYCKEEAPFIMEMPSYHLPRWNNLSRTLYRRGKEYLTKAATVILGASIIIWLSAHVTPHLHMTLDSSTSILAFLGKGLNPFFIPLGFGGGEDGWKASAAILSGVAAKEAVVSSLGVLGGVEGLFTPISAISFMVFHLLSIPCVAAVSAYWYEEKGWRKLVFALLLWLSTAWITSFFVYQIGSLVFAFFSRL; encoded by the coding sequence GTGAAGAAGCTGGGTCTGGTTGGAAACCCAAATTGCGGAAAAAGTGCATTGTTTAATACCTTAACAGGAAGTGATGCCCGAGTGGGGAATTGGCCCGGTGTAACGGTGGAACGCAAAGAGGGGATATGGAAAAAAGAGGATTTTCTTTGCATTGATTTGCCGGGAGTTTACGCTCTTTCGCCGTATACTCCGGAAGAGCGGGTTGCCGTTCAGTTTATTCTGGAGGAAAAGCCGGATATTATTTTACAAGTGGTTGACAGCACTGTGCTTGAGCGGAGCTTATTTTTAACCACACAGCTGTTGGAGTTGGATATCCCGCTGGTATTGGCATTTAATATGATGGATAAGGCTAGGGAACAAGGAATAGACATTGATATTTCAAAGCTTTCAAAACTGCTGGAAGTCCCTATTGTTGAAATTTCTGCAATTACCGGAGCGGGTCAGGAAGATATGGCAAAATGTCTAAATATGGCCATGGAAAAGGGGCGAAAAGGAGAAACTGTACTTCAAAGGGACAAGCTATGGCAAAGGATTGAACCCTTGTTGCAACCTTTTTTGAAACGCAAACAAGGTCTTTTTTTGGGAATGCGCTGGCTGGAGCAACAGGAGGAGCTTGATTGGGAAGGAGAAATCGCCGCTGGCCGCTATGCATTTTCTGTTTTTTACTGCCAACAAGTGATAACACAGAGACAGAAAAAAAGGGATTTTACTGAAAAATTGGACAAAATTTTTCTGCATCACTTCTTTGGGATTCCTATTTTTTTACTATGCATGGCTTTTATTTTCCATGTGACCTTTTCTCTTTCTTTTTTAGGGACAGGCCTTCCATCCCTTGGTGTTTTTTTAAAGGATGGTGCAACCTATGGTATAGAAGCGTTGAGAGATGTGGTAGCTCATTTTTTTCCGCAAATGCCCTATTGGGGGAGGGCATTTCTTATGGAAGGGATATTTGGCGGAGTGGGCAAGGCGGTATCATTTTTGCCTCAAATTTTATGTTTGTTTTTCTGGCTTACTTTTTTAGAGGATAGTGGATATATGGCGAGAGTTGCTTTTTTATTAAATAAGCCCATGGGGGAGTTGGGAGTATCCGGCAGAGCTTTTTTACCCCTTCTTACAGGCTTTGGATGCTCTGTACCTGCCATGCTCAGTGTGAGAACTTTAGAGCGTGAGGATAGCAGACGCATTACAAGATTGATTCTTCCCTTTTTCTCGTGTGGGGCGAAGCTTCCCCTTTACATCCTTTTGGTTGGGTTATTGTTTCCCAAAAACGGAGGATTGGTTATTTTTTCTTTGTATGTGGGTGGAATTCTCATTGCTTTTCTTTGGGCTATTTTTTTAAAAAAAAAATATTGCAAGGAGGAGGCTCCTTTTATAATGGAAATGCCATCTTATCATTTGCCCAGATGGAATAATTTATCAAGAACACTTTACAGAAGAGGAAAAGAATATCTGACAAAGGCGGCAACGGTGATTCTTGGGGCAAGCATCATCATTTGGTTGTCCGCCCACGTTACGCCGCATTTACATATGACACTAGACTCGTCTACAAGTATTTTGGCTTTTCTTGGGAAAGGATTGAATCCCTTTTTTATACCCCTCGGTTTTGGGGGAGGGGAAGATGGCTGGAAGGCTTCGGCGGCAATATTATCCGGTGTGGCGGCTAAGGAGGCAGTGGTATCATCCTTAGGTGTTTTAGGTGGCGTGGAGGGGTTATTTACCCCAATATCGGCGATATCTTTTATGGTGTTTCATCTTTTGAGCATACCATGTGTAGCGGCGGTCTCTGCTTATTGGTATGAAGAGAAAGGTTGGAGAAAATTAGTATTTGCACTTTTACTTTGGTTATCAACTGCTTGGATTACTTCTTTTTTTGTATATCAAATTGGAAGCTTGGTATTTGCTTTTTTTAGTCGTTTATAG